Part of the Flavobacterium sp. KS-LB2 genome is shown below.
ATGAAAACATTAGCGCCATTGGCAGGTTTTTTACCACCGCCTTTTTTGGTGATTGCGTATTGCAATCCAGTAGGTGTTTTAGTCGCTTTGGCTTTTAAAGTCGCAAAATAAGCGATTTTATTTTCGCGTACTTCTTTGTATTTAGCGTCGTAAATTTTTTTGTTTTCAGCATCAATGGCTGCTTTTTTCTTTTGATTTTCAGATTCAACCGAAAAATAATCATTGAATGTTTTTACCGCATTAAACTTTTTGGCAGCTTCACCATTTCGGATAATTGTCACTTTATTGATGTAGTCGTTTTGTACAATGGTGTTCACAACATCCATTCCTTTTTCTACTACATGACCAAAAATAGTGTGTTTTCCTTCTAACCAAGGCGTTGCAACGTGTGTAATGAAAAATTGGCTGCTGTTGGTTGTCGGTCCGTTATTAGCCATAGCCAAAACACCACCTTTGTCAAATCTTAAATCAGAGAATTCGTCTTTAAATTTATAACCAGTATCTCCAGAACCCGTTCCTAAAGGATCTCCCGTTTGAATCATGAATTCTGGAATTACTCTATGAAATTTTAGTCCGTCAAAAAAGGGTTTGCCTTTAAGGTTTTCGTTGGTAACAAATTCATTTTTTCCTTCGGCTAATGCCACATAGTTAGCAACGGTGATTGGTGCTTTTTCAAAATCTAATTGTACAATTATGTCTCCTTTATTGGTTTCTATTTTTGCATATAAACCATCAGGAAGATTGTTGTGTTCTTCTTTACAAGAATAAAAAGAAGCAATAACTAGGAATGCGAATAGGATCTTTTTTTTCATTTCTTACTTTAATTTTTATTTAGTTATGGTGTCTTTAAGGACTAGGGCGGCAGGAATAATTTTCTTAATTGCTGGCGTTGTAGTAGGTGTTTTTAAGTTTAATTCACTTTCTTTTTTATAGACGGCTTCGGGCTTGAAATCGCGTAAAGTGACTGTGCAAAT
Proteins encoded:
- a CDS encoding peptidylprolyl isomerase — encoded protein: MKKKILFAFLVIASFYSCKEEHNNLPDGLYAKIETNKGDIIVQLDFEKAPITVANYVALAEGKNEFVTNENLKGKPFFDGLKFHRVIPEFMIQTGDPLGTGSGDTGYKFKDEFSDLRFDKGGVLAMANNGPTTNSSQFFITHVATPWLEGKHTIFGHVVEKGMDVVNTIVQNDYINKVTIIRNGEAAKKFNAVKTFNDYFSVESENQKKKAAIDAENKKIYDAKYKEVRENKIAYFATLKAKATKTPTGLQYAITKKGGGKKPANGANVFIHYAGFLEDGELFDASVESVAKTFGKYDENRAAQNGYQPIPFQAGRKDGMIPGFIEGLEQLSFGDKAVIFIPSRLGYGPAGAGGVIPPNANIIFEIELLETIPQQ